A section of the Mycobacterium sp. 3519A genome encodes:
- a CDS encoding AAA family ATPase yields the protein MRADAHPGAFVGRRREQQLLAGLLGGAREGHSGVLVVRGEAGIGKTALIDAVIGQAVEFRAIRCSGAESEMELAYAGVQQVCAPLTKLLDRLPKPQRAALETVLGVAESGAAPDPLLVGLAVLTLLAEAGSQQPTVCVIDDAHWVDAASVQALAFAARRLLADRVVMLFAARHHVDQLSGLPELVLGGLSDSDARALLSALMPGRLSDSARESILAESGGNPLALRELHGALSPVELAGGYGLAEAKSISGRIEDTYLRQFHALPEPTRLLLLIAAAEPTGELPWLWAAAARLGIGVDAAAPAERARLVTFDGRVRFRHPLVRSAIYGDAPLADRRRVHDALAHVISGRNTADHRAWHRARSAEVPDEDIAVELVAAAEQARARGGVAGAAAFMSEAVAATPDRTRRARRALAAAETNLDAGALDKAGRLLDLAAELTDDDWIGAHVELMRAKVAFAAHRGRDGPPLLLAAATRLNTVDASLARETYLEALMSSLIVGRLPADETSSPATIARAARAAVPARASSRSVDMLLDGLVIRLTDGYVAGAPLLKAGIAEYAREAAAKTAQPRWHDITMRVCLDLFDLDNYTALTKSQLEMLRAAGKLTQIASPLSTYAGLCVTGGEFGKAAAALDELDLIAAATDTPPHRVIGPYLAAYRGRQKECLESAEATIEASTVRGEGTDVTVARYAVAILHIGLAQYPEALSASLYGLEYDDVGMANYLMIETIEAAARCGETPLASEVLDELSQRAKASGTDTALGLEARSRALIAGDADADVEFRRALDHLQRSPAVVYRARTHLAYGEWLRRVSRRADAQAQLRTAHDMFDTMGAEGFAARARRELQAAGEKVRQRGQGTMTPLTTQERHITRLAREGYTNSEIGAQLFISARTVEWHLGRIYAKLGVTSRRELRSVALQLV from the coding sequence ATGCGTGCCGACGCTCACCCGGGGGCCTTTGTGGGCCGCCGACGTGAGCAGCAGCTACTCGCCGGACTACTCGGCGGTGCGCGTGAAGGCCACAGCGGCGTGCTCGTCGTGCGCGGCGAGGCCGGTATCGGCAAGACCGCCCTGATCGATGCCGTCATCGGGCAGGCGGTGGAGTTCCGAGCCATCAGATGCAGTGGCGCGGAGTCGGAGATGGAACTGGCCTACGCCGGCGTCCAACAGGTCTGCGCGCCCCTGACGAAGCTGTTGGACCGGCTGCCCAAACCACAACGCGCGGCGTTGGAGACGGTCCTCGGGGTGGCCGAAAGCGGCGCCGCACCCGACCCTCTTCTGGTCGGCCTCGCCGTGCTGACGCTGCTCGCGGAAGCCGGATCCCAGCAGCCGACGGTCTGCGTCATCGACGACGCACACTGGGTCGACGCCGCGTCGGTACAGGCGCTGGCGTTCGCGGCGCGCCGGCTGCTGGCCGACCGGGTCGTGATGCTCTTCGCTGCCCGCCATCACGTCGACCAATTGAGCGGATTGCCCGAGCTGGTCCTCGGCGGCCTGAGCGACTCGGATGCGCGGGCGCTGTTGTCGGCCCTGATGCCGGGACGGCTGAGCGACAGTGCGCGGGAAAGCATTCTCGCCGAGTCCGGTGGAAACCCGTTGGCGCTGCGCGAACTTCACGGTGCGTTGAGCCCGGTCGAGCTGGCAGGCGGATACGGCCTTGCCGAGGCGAAGTCCATCTCCGGCCGCATCGAGGACACGTATCTGCGCCAGTTCCACGCCCTGCCCGAACCGACCCGCCTGTTGCTGCTCATCGCCGCCGCCGAGCCGACGGGCGAACTGCCATGGCTGTGGGCGGCCGCCGCACGCCTCGGGATCGGCGTGGACGCGGCCGCACCCGCCGAGCGGGCCCGGCTGGTCACATTCGACGGCCGGGTCCGGTTCCGCCACCCGCTGGTGCGGTCCGCCATCTACGGCGACGCGCCGCTGGCCGACCGCCGCCGGGTGCACGATGCGCTCGCCCACGTCATCTCCGGACGCAACACCGCCGATCACCGGGCGTGGCATCGCGCCCGCTCGGCCGAGGTCCCCGACGAAGACATCGCCGTGGAACTGGTGGCGGCTGCCGAACAGGCGCGGGCGCGCGGCGGCGTCGCGGGCGCTGCGGCGTTCATGTCCGAAGCCGTCGCGGCGACACCGGATCGGACCCGACGGGCGCGGCGCGCCCTGGCTGCAGCGGAGACCAATCTCGACGCCGGGGCCTTGGACAAGGCGGGCCGGCTGCTTGACCTCGCCGCCGAGTTGACCGACGACGACTGGATCGGCGCGCATGTCGAGTTGATGCGGGCGAAGGTGGCGTTCGCGGCACATCGAGGCCGGGACGGACCGCCGCTGCTGCTGGCCGCCGCCACGCGACTGAACACGGTGGACGCGAGCTTGGCGCGCGAAACCTACCTCGAGGCGTTGATGTCCTCGCTCATCGTGGGTCGGCTACCCGCCGATGAAACCAGTTCGCCCGCGACCATCGCGCGTGCGGCCCGCGCCGCAGTGCCGGCACGGGCGTCGTCGCGGTCGGTCGACATGCTGCTGGACGGGCTCGTCATCCGTCTCACCGACGGATACGTTGCCGGCGCACCACTGCTGAAAGCAGGCATCGCCGAATATGCGCGGGAGGCGGCGGCGAAAACTGCCCAGCCGCGGTGGCACGACATCACCATGCGGGTGTGCCTTGACCTCTTCGACCTCGACAACTACACGGCGCTCACCAAGAGTCAGCTCGAGATGCTGCGCGCTGCAGGCAAACTGACGCAGATCGCCTCACCGCTGTCGACCTACGCCGGGTTGTGTGTGACGGGCGGCGAGTTCGGCAAGGCCGCGGCGGCGCTCGATGAACTCGACCTCATCGCCGCGGCGACCGACACCCCGCCGCACCGGGTGATCGGCCCGTACCTGGCCGCGTACCGGGGCCGGCAGAAGGAATGCCTGGAATCCGCCGAAGCGACCATCGAGGCGTCGACCGTTCGCGGCGAGGGCACCGACGTCACCGTGGCGCGCTACGCGGTAGCGATCCTGCACATCGGACTGGCGCAGTACCCCGAGGCTCTCTCCGCGAGCCTGTACGGCCTGGAGTACGACGACGTGGGCATGGCCAACTATCTGATGATTGAAACCATCGAGGCGGCCGCCCGATGTGGAGAGACTCCGTTGGCCTCCGAGGTTCTCGACGAACTGTCGCAGCGGGCCAAGGCCAGCGGAACGGACACCGCACTGGGGCTGGAAGCGCGCAGCCGAGCGCTGATCGCCGGTGACGCGGACGCCGATGTCGAGTTCCGCCGGGCTCTCGATCATCTGCAGCGCAGCCCCGCTGTCGTGTACCGGGCCCGCACGCATCTCGCCTACGGCGAATGGTTACGGCGGGTCAGTCGCAGGGCGGATGCCCAGGCGCAACTTCGCACCGCGCATGACATGTTCGACACCATGGGCGCAGAGGGCTTCGCCGCCCGTGCGCGCCGCGAACTGCAGGCCGCCGGGGAGAAGGTCCGCCAGCGCGGCCAGGGCACCATGACGCCGCTGACCACCCAGGAGCGTCATATCACCCGGTTGGCTCGTGAGGGCTACACGAACTCCGAGATCGGCGCGCAGTTGTTCATCAGCGCGCGCACCGTCGAGTGGCATCTCGGCCGCATCTACGCCAAGTTGGGCGTCACGTCACGCCGCGAATTGCGCAGCGTCGCTCTGCAACTGGTGTGA
- the mdlC gene encoding benzoylformate decarboxylase, translated as MASTTGGKTVHEVTYELLRTLGLTTIFGNPGSTEQSFLCNFPDDFTYVLALQEASALAMADGFAQSTGRPALVNLHTAAGTGNAMGSLVAAYRANTPLIVTAGQQTREMLLCDPYLANRDATVLPQPWVKWAYEPARAEDVPAAFMRAYATAIQPPAGPVFLSIPLDDWEQPALGPAVVRNVTERTAPDLDRLRSFAERIGKATRPLLVLGPEVDRAGAWDAGVAFADKLKAPVYNGALPDRISFPEDHPYYAGTLPMTIAGVEEVVHGHDLVVVIGAQVFRYYPYVAGEYLPEGTELLQITADPHLAAVAPVGDSLIGDVGLALRYLTDTVQVPADRQPPPPRVIERKPEAPASAPMTPNAVYEVLSGLKPADSALVMESTSTIAEQQTWLPTTRSAGFFATGSGGIGWGVPAAVGVALGDRARGVQRTVVATIGDGSFQYSVQAIWTAAQHKLPIVFVVLRNGEYAILKSFALLEKTPGVPGLQLPGLDIAALATGFGLRSVTVADTDELASAFGAALTADGPTVIVAPTQPQLPFLG; from the coding sequence ATGGCTTCGACGACCGGCGGTAAAACCGTCCATGAGGTGACCTATGAGCTCCTCCGAACTCTCGGCTTGACAACAATTTTCGGCAACCCCGGATCCACCGAACAATCTTTCCTTTGCAACTTTCCGGATGACTTCACCTACGTGCTGGCACTGCAGGAGGCCTCCGCGCTCGCGATGGCTGACGGCTTCGCGCAATCCACCGGGCGGCCTGCGCTGGTCAATCTCCACACCGCGGCCGGTACCGGAAATGCGATGGGCAGTTTGGTGGCCGCCTACCGCGCCAACACCCCGCTGATCGTCACGGCCGGTCAGCAGACCCGCGAAATGTTGTTGTGCGATCCGTATTTGGCGAACCGGGACGCGACCGTGCTGCCGCAACCCTGGGTCAAGTGGGCGTATGAACCGGCGCGCGCCGAAGACGTGCCCGCCGCGTTCATGCGGGCCTACGCGACCGCGATCCAACCGCCTGCGGGCCCCGTGTTCCTTTCCATCCCGCTCGACGACTGGGAGCAGCCTGCGCTCGGACCTGCCGTGGTACGCAACGTCACTGAACGGACCGCGCCCGATCTGGATCGACTGCGCAGTTTCGCCGAGCGCATCGGCAAGGCGACCCGGCCGCTGCTGGTGCTGGGCCCCGAAGTGGACCGTGCGGGAGCCTGGGACGCCGGTGTGGCTTTCGCCGACAAGCTGAAAGCCCCGGTGTACAACGGTGCGCTACCGGACCGGATCTCGTTCCCCGAAGATCATCCCTACTACGCGGGCACCTTGCCGATGACCATCGCCGGGGTCGAAGAAGTCGTACACGGGCACGACCTCGTGGTGGTGATCGGCGCACAGGTCTTCCGCTACTACCCGTACGTCGCGGGCGAATACCTCCCCGAAGGCACCGAATTGCTGCAGATCACCGCTGATCCACACCTCGCCGCGGTCGCGCCGGTCGGTGACAGCCTGATCGGTGACGTGGGCCTGGCCCTGCGGTATCTGACAGACACGGTGCAGGTTCCGGCGGACCGGCAGCCTCCGCCGCCGCGGGTCATCGAGCGCAAACCAGAGGCGCCGGCATCGGCGCCGATGACACCGAATGCGGTGTATGAGGTGTTGAGCGGCTTGAAACCGGCAGACTCGGCTCTGGTGATGGAGTCGACGTCGACCATCGCCGAACAGCAGACCTGGTTGCCGACCACCCGCAGCGCGGGCTTCTTCGCCACCGGCAGCGGCGGAATCGGCTGGGGTGTGCCCGCGGCGGTCGGTGTGGCGCTCGGAGATCGGGCGCGCGGAGTGCAGCGGACCGTCGTGGCGACCATCGGCGACGGCTCGTTCCAGTACTCCGTGCAGGCGATCTGGACCGCCGCCCAGCACAAGTTGCCGATCGTGTTCGTGGTGTTGCGCAACGGCGAATACGCGATTCTGAAATCCTTTGCGCTGCTGGAGAAGACGCCGGGAGTACCGGGGCTGCAGCTGCCGGGGCTCGACATCGCCGCGCTGGCAACGGGATTTGGCCTGCGGTCGGTGACCGTCGCAGACACCGACGAGCTGGCATCGGCGTTCGGAGCGGCACTGACCGCCGACGGGCCGACGGTGATCGTCGCGCCGACCCAGCCGCAACTGCCGTTCCTGGGCTGA
- a CDS encoding tautomerase family protein, whose product MPVYTCTVAASTVTPAVKAELAAEITRIHSRVNHVPSAYINVVFHELPAEDVYTDAKPAQPLIINGWVRTGHPDDETTRLLTEINEAATRVTGFPAERVLVIIGNSPARFAMEGGRVLPDPGEEHRWLTSG is encoded by the coding sequence ATGCCTGTCTACACCTGCACCGTCGCCGCGTCGACTGTGACTCCGGCCGTCAAGGCCGAACTCGCGGCTGAGATAACGCGGATCCACTCCCGGGTGAACCATGTGCCGAGCGCCTACATCAACGTGGTGTTCCACGAACTGCCCGCCGAGGACGTCTACACCGACGCCAAACCCGCGCAACCGCTGATCATCAACGGATGGGTGCGCACCGGCCATCCCGACGACGAGACCACCCGGTTGCTCACCGAGATCAACGAGGCCGCCACACGGGTGACCGGATTTCCCGCGGAGCGGGTGCTGGTGATCATCGGTAACAGTCCTGCGCGATTCGCCATGGAGGGCGGCCGAGTGTTGCCGGACCCAGGTGAAGAGCACAGGTGGCTGACGTCCGGGTGA
- a CDS encoding quinone oxidoreductase, which produces MHAIEVGQTGGPEVLRLVQRPMPSPNRGQALIASESIGVNFIDTYFRSGAYPHDLPYVPGSEVCGTVVAVGDDVSTVQTGDRVVCADATGAYAEYCLVPASLVAHVPDGISADTAAAALLKGLIAHCLVNSVYQVKPGDAVLIHAGAGGVGLILTQWAASLGARVITTASTPQKADLSRSAGAVEVLDYPDDPHVFGAAVRELTQGRGVAAAYDGVGRTTFDASLASLAIRGTLVLYGAASGPVPPVDPQRLNAAGSVYLTRPRRSHFNRTYDEFSWRAVEVFDAIITGTLTITIGGRYALADAAQAHADLAARRTYGSTVLSPPPRT; this is translated from the coding sequence GTGCACGCCATCGAGGTAGGACAGACCGGGGGACCAGAGGTCCTGCGCCTCGTGCAGAGGCCTATGCCGTCGCCCAACCGAGGGCAGGCATTGATCGCGTCGGAGTCGATCGGCGTGAACTTCATCGACACCTACTTCCGATCGGGTGCCTACCCGCACGATTTGCCGTATGTGCCGGGCAGCGAGGTCTGTGGCACGGTCGTCGCGGTCGGCGACGACGTCTCGACGGTGCAGACCGGCGACCGCGTCGTCTGCGCCGACGCAACGGGTGCGTACGCCGAATATTGTTTGGTGCCGGCATCTTTGGTGGCGCATGTGCCCGACGGGATCAGCGCGGACACCGCCGCCGCGGCGCTGCTCAAGGGGCTGATCGCGCACTGTCTGGTCAATTCGGTGTACCAGGTCAAACCCGGTGACGCCGTGTTGATACACGCGGGTGCCGGTGGCGTCGGGCTGATCCTCACGCAGTGGGCGGCCAGCCTCGGCGCCCGCGTGATCACGACGGCGTCGACGCCGCAGAAGGCCGACCTGTCGCGGTCGGCCGGTGCCGTGGAGGTGCTGGACTATCCCGACGATCCCCACGTGTTCGGCGCCGCTGTTCGCGAGTTGACACAAGGCCGCGGTGTCGCCGCGGCGTACGACGGCGTCGGCAGGACGACGTTCGACGCGAGCCTGGCGAGTCTGGCGATCCGCGGCACGCTGGTGTTGTACGGCGCGGCCAGTGGGCCGGTACCTCCGGTCGATCCGCAGCGACTCAATGCGGCCGGATCGGTGTACCTGACCAGGCCGCGCCGGAGCCACTTCAACCGAACGTACGACGAATTCTCCTGGCGCGCCGTCGAGGTGTTCGACGCCATCATCACCGGCACGCTGACCATCACCATCGGCGGGCGGTATGCGCTCGCCGACGCCGCACAGGCGCACGCCGACCTCGCGGCACGGAGGACGTACGGGTCGACGGTCCTCAGTCCGCCGCCACGCACCTGA
- a CDS encoding FAD-binding oxidoreductase has translation MDSSALTAFAAAVSNSVVTDVDALTARGRDYWGFGGVPGLAVRPTSRDEVVAVVKIAAARGIPVVTRGGASNCSAGMMAAPDRVMLDLSAMNRVLAVDPEARTARVEPGVINADLQEHLRPTGLCFSPDPVSAPLSTVGGNIIENAGGPHALKYGVTYDHVIAVELVLADGAVVTLSADDAGPDLLGLIIGSEGTLGIVTEATVALRPIAPVTHSLMGSFASAHAAAEAVAEIIGTGTVPAALEWLDRAGIAGLQAFTDTGYPTDVDAIVLVDVDGTASEVERDRATVEKVLRRNAIEVRVATDEAARDKLWYGRLHAPDAVVASGHDYFIGDVTVPRNRIPDMQEAIQAAATRHRDGLLFIAVAGHAGDGDLHPISFFDHTNPKAAAALEAANNEIIDAALGMGGTLTGEHGVGTEKRQFMRKRFSAVEIAAQRAIKTVFDPTGLLNPGVMLPDTADDEPAVEAFATAVRAALDRRLGAGDPGPAVGGKASGDTRIDINSANLSLVVGADVTLNHLAQRLAENRMTCAAVPEDPDARTVGDLIATADGHDRHAVRTSLLGLEVALVDDGSAARFGGETMKDVAGYDVKRLFIGGAGAFGQIVSATFKIRCVAAD, from the coding sequence ATGGACAGCAGCGCCCTGACCGCATTCGCCGCCGCCGTCTCGAACAGCGTCGTCACCGATGTCGACGCCTTGACCGCACGCGGCCGTGACTACTGGGGCTTCGGCGGCGTGCCAGGACTCGCGGTCCGGCCCACGTCTCGCGACGAGGTCGTCGCCGTGGTGAAGATCGCCGCGGCGCGCGGCATCCCCGTGGTCACCCGCGGCGGCGCGTCGAATTGCAGCGCGGGCATGATGGCCGCCCCGGACCGGGTGATGCTCGACCTGTCGGCGATGAACCGCGTCCTCGCTGTCGACCCCGAAGCGCGCACCGCCCGGGTGGAGCCCGGCGTCATCAATGCGGATCTGCAAGAGCATTTGCGGCCGACCGGCCTGTGCTTCTCGCCCGATCCGGTGTCGGCGCCGCTGTCCACGGTCGGCGGCAACATCATCGAAAACGCCGGTGGTCCGCACGCATTGAAGTACGGCGTCACCTATGACCACGTGATCGCCGTCGAACTGGTGCTCGCCGACGGCGCCGTTGTCACGCTGTCCGCCGACGACGCCGGACCCGACCTGCTTGGCCTGATCATCGGGTCCGAGGGCACCCTCGGCATCGTCACCGAGGCGACCGTGGCGTTGCGGCCGATCGCGCCCGTCACGCACAGTCTGATGGGCAGTTTCGCCTCGGCCCACGCTGCCGCCGAGGCCGTCGCAGAGATCATCGGGACCGGCACGGTGCCCGCCGCCCTGGAATGGCTGGACCGCGCGGGCATCGCAGGCCTGCAAGCCTTCACCGACACCGGCTATCCCACCGACGTCGACGCGATCGTCCTCGTCGACGTCGACGGCACCGCGTCGGAAGTCGAGCGCGACAGGGCGACGGTGGAGAAAGTGTTGCGGCGCAACGCTATCGAGGTTCGTGTCGCGACCGACGAAGCTGCCCGAGACAAGCTCTGGTACGGCCGGCTACACGCCCCCGACGCCGTCGTGGCGAGCGGACACGACTACTTCATCGGCGATGTCACGGTGCCGCGCAACCGGATACCCGATATGCAGGAGGCGATCCAGGCGGCCGCGACCAGGCACCGCGACGGTCTTCTGTTCATCGCGGTAGCGGGGCACGCCGGCGACGGCGATCTGCATCCCATTTCGTTCTTCGACCACACCAATCCGAAAGCGGCCGCCGCCCTTGAGGCTGCCAACAACGAGATCATCGACGCCGCACTGGGGATGGGCGGTACGTTGACCGGCGAGCACGGCGTCGGCACAGAGAAGCGGCAGTTCATGCGCAAACGCTTCTCCGCCGTCGAGATCGCCGCCCAACGCGCGATCAAAACCGTCTTCGATCCGACCGGGCTGTTGAATCCGGGTGTGATGCTGCCCGATACAGCAGACGACGAGCCAGCCGTCGAAGCCTTCGCGACAGCCGTTCGTGCGGCGCTGGACCGCCGCCTAGGGGCCGGCGATCCCGGTCCGGCCGTCGGCGGGAAGGCGTCGGGTGATACCCGGATCGACATCAACTCGGCCAATCTGAGCCTGGTCGTCGGTGCCGACGTCACCCTCAACCACCTCGCCCAACGGTTGGCCGAGAACCGGATGACGTGTGCCGCCGTGCCCGAGGACCCCGACGCACGCACCGTAGGTGACCTCATCGCCACCGCCGACGGTCACGACCGGCACGCGGTTCGCACCAGTCTGCTCGGCCTCGAAGTGGCCCTCGTCGACGACGGGTCAGCGGCCCGGTTCGGCGGCGAGACGATGAAGGACGTGGCAGGGTACGACGTCAAGCGTCTGTTCATCGGCGGCGCGGGCGCGTTCGGGCAGATCGTCTCGGCGACCTTCAAGATCAGGTGCGTGGCGGCGGACTGA
- a CDS encoding YciI family protein, with translation MAKYLMLKHYRGAPAAVNNVPMDQWAPAEVEAHIKYMNDFAAKLQASGEYVDSQALAPDGVWVRHDGEGKPPVTDGPFAETKDLIAGWMIIDVDSYERAVELAGELSAAPGAGGKPIHEWLELRPFLTHPPTVTE, from the coding sequence ATGGCCAAGTACCTGATGTTGAAGCACTACCGCGGCGCTCCGGCAGCCGTGAACAACGTGCCGATGGACCAGTGGGCGCCCGCCGAGGTCGAGGCACATATCAAGTACATGAACGACTTCGCGGCCAAGCTGCAGGCCAGCGGCGAGTACGTCGACAGCCAGGCCCTCGCGCCGGACGGGGTGTGGGTCCGTCACGACGGCGAAGGCAAGCCGCCGGTCACCGACGGACCGTTCGCCGAAACCAAGGACCTCATCGCGGGCTGGATGATCATCGATGTCGACTCATACGAGCGCGCTGTCGAGTTGGCGGGCGAACTGTCCGCGGCGCCAGGCGCAGGCGGCAAACCGATCCACGAGTGGCTCGAGTTGCGGCCGTTTCTGACCCATCCGCCGACCGTCACCGAATGA
- a CDS encoding RNA polymerase sigma factor, producing the protein MNEAELRDLIPSVLTALVHRGADFATAEDAVQEALLKAIEVWPDRCPDDPKGWLITTAWRRHIDLVRSDAARRQRENLVSEQPPQGPTEVVDDTLQLYFLCAHPSLSPASAVALTLRAVGGLTTRQIAQAYFVPEMTMAQRISRAKRTVSDVRLDQPGDLRTVLKVLYLVFNEGYSGDVDLAAEAIRLARQLAAATDDPEAAGLLALFLLHHARRAARTRADGSLVPLADQDRTLWRRDLIAEGVAVLQAALARDRLGEYQAQAAIAALHADAQTADETDWIQIVEWYDELVRLTDSPIAKLNRAVAVGQADGPHAGLAALAEVDPGLPRYTASSAYLHEQAGELTTAAELYAKAAEQAQNVAERNHLTLRAATLRQQAGNAKQRPRRDRVNPPTRNPISGHADHKGGKSND; encoded by the coding sequence ATGAACGAGGCCGAGCTGCGGGATCTGATCCCGAGTGTGCTCACTGCTCTGGTGCACCGCGGTGCGGACTTCGCAACCGCCGAGGACGCCGTGCAGGAGGCGCTGCTCAAAGCGATCGAGGTGTGGCCGGATCGGTGTCCGGACGACCCCAAGGGCTGGCTGATCACCACCGCGTGGCGGCGCCACATCGACCTGGTCCGCTCGGACGCCGCGCGGCGACAGCGCGAGAACCTGGTGTCCGAACAACCGCCGCAGGGTCCGACCGAGGTCGTCGACGACACACTGCAGCTCTACTTTCTGTGCGCGCACCCGAGCCTGAGCCCTGCGTCTGCGGTCGCGCTGACGCTGAGGGCGGTCGGCGGGCTCACCACCCGCCAGATCGCGCAGGCCTACTTCGTGCCGGAAATGACCATGGCGCAACGGATCAGCCGCGCCAAACGCACGGTTTCCGACGTCCGGCTCGACCAGCCCGGCGATCTGCGCACCGTGTTGAAGGTGCTGTATCTGGTCTTCAACGAGGGCTACAGCGGCGATGTCGACCTCGCGGCCGAGGCCATCCGGCTGGCCCGACAGCTGGCCGCGGCCACCGACGACCCGGAGGCGGCGGGGCTGCTGGCGTTGTTCCTCCTGCATCACGCCAGGCGCGCGGCCAGGACCCGCGCCGACGGCAGCCTCGTCCCGCTGGCCGATCAGGACAGGACTCTGTGGCGCCGCGACCTGATCGCCGAGGGCGTCGCGGTGTTGCAGGCCGCACTGGCCCGCGATCGCCTCGGCGAGTACCAGGCGCAGGCGGCGATCGCCGCACTGCACGCCGACGCGCAGACCGCCGACGAGACCGACTGGATACAGATCGTCGAGTGGTACGACGAACTCGTCCGGCTCACCGACAGTCCGATCGCGAAGCTCAACCGGGCGGTGGCGGTCGGACAGGCCGACGGCCCGCACGCAGGCCTCGCCGCGCTCGCCGAGGTCGATCCCGGGCTGCCGCGATACACCGCGTCGTCGGCCTACTTGCACGAGCAGGCAGGCGAATTGACCACGGCCGCAGAGCTTTACGCGAAGGCGGCCGAACAAGCGCAGAACGTCGCCGAACGCAACCACCTCACGCTGCGGGCGGCCACCCTCCGCCAGCAGGCCGGCAACGCAAAACAGCGGCCACGCCGTGATCGGGTGAATCCGCCGACCCGGAATCCAATTTCGGGTCATGCTGACCACAAAGGGGGAAAGTCGAATGACTGA
- a CDS encoding methyltransferase: MTDRNAAAPDRIMQLGFGFWGSRALLSAVELRIFGLLAQTGPLDAEELRARLGLHMRGARDFFDALVALGMLDREDGRYSNTPDTDLFLDPAKPTYLGGVLEMAAVRLYPFWGSLTEGLQTGQPQSEAKTGGDFFATLYADPEKLAVFTAAMTGLSRAAGDAIAAKFGFGDYRSVIDIGCAQGAVPVAIASAHDHLTGGGFDLAPVGPIFNSYVAQHGLTDRLQFVGGDFFADPLPTADVLVMGHILHDWDLDEKLLLLRKAYDALPTGGALIVYEALIDDDRRQNAFGLLMSLNMLIEGPTGFDFTGADCRGWMADTGFSNSYVEHLAGPDSMVVGIK, from the coding sequence ATGACTGACCGAAACGCAGCGGCGCCCGACCGCATCATGCAACTGGGCTTCGGCTTCTGGGGTTCACGGGCGCTGCTGAGCGCCGTCGAACTCCGAATCTTCGGGTTGCTGGCCCAGACAGGACCACTGGACGCCGAGGAACTACGCGCCCGTCTCGGCTTGCATATGCGCGGCGCGCGCGACTTCTTCGACGCGCTCGTCGCGCTGGGCATGCTCGACCGCGAAGACGGCAGGTACTCGAACACGCCGGACACCGACCTCTTCCTCGACCCGGCCAAACCCACCTACCTGGGCGGCGTGCTGGAGATGGCCGCCGTTCGGCTGTACCCGTTCTGGGGGTCGTTGACCGAGGGGCTGCAGACGGGGCAGCCGCAAAGTGAGGCCAAGACCGGCGGGGACTTCTTCGCAACGCTCTACGCCGATCCCGAGAAACTCGCGGTGTTCACCGCGGCGATGACCGGCCTGAGCCGGGCCGCGGGAGACGCCATCGCGGCCAAGTTCGGATTCGGCGACTACCGCAGCGTGATCGACATCGGCTGCGCACAAGGGGCTGTGCCGGTCGCCATCGCCTCCGCGCACGACCATCTGACCGGCGGCGGATTCGATCTGGCGCCTGTCGGGCCGATCTTCAATTCCTATGTGGCACAACATGGTCTGACCGACCGGCTGCAGTTCGTCGGCGGCGATTTCTTCGCCGACCCGCTGCCCACCGCCGACGTGCTGGTGATGGGCCACATCCTGCACGACTGGGATCTCGACGAGAAGTTACTGCTGCTGCGCAAGGCATACGACGCGCTGCCCACCGGCGGGGCGTTGATCGTCTACGAGGCGCTCATCGACGACGACCGGCGGCAGAACGCGTTCGGCCTGCTGATGAGCCTCAACATGCTGATCGAGGGGCCCACCGGATTCGACTTCACCGGTGCCGACTGCCGCGGCTGGATGGCCGACACCGGCTTCAGCAACAGCTACGTCGAGCACCTCGCCGGCCCCGACTCGATGGTCGTCGGGATCAAATAA